The Quadrisphaera sp. DSM 44207 genome window below encodes:
- the dxs gene encoding 1-deoxy-D-xylulose-5-phosphate synthase, with protein MRLLPGITSPRDLDRLSPTQLDQLAGEVRSFLVHEVSRTGGHLGPNLGVVELTIALHRVFDSPRDTVVFDTGHQAYVHKLLTGRQDFSGLRQRGGLSGYPSRAESDHDVVENSHASASLSWADGIAKARMLKGEDDRYVVAVIGDGALTGGMAWEALNNIATAQDCRLVVVVNDNGRSYAPTIGGMAHHLATLRTTRGYERFLEWGKTTLQRGGTPGRLAYDTLHGMKKGLKDIVAPQGLFEDLGLKYVGPVDGHDVVALEHALARAKAFGGPVIVHALTRKGNGFTAAEADDVDRFHAVGVIDPETGQSLAAPGEGTAWTSLFADEMVQVGRRREDVVALTAAMLVPVGLDRFAAEHPERVVDVGIAEQHAVTSAAGMAFAGLHPVVAVYATFLNRAIDQVVMDVAMHRAGVTLVLDRAGVTGPDGSSHHGAWDMALLGAVPGLRLAAPRDGRRLRELLGEALDVEDAPTVLRFPKGVVPADVDAIERVGGVDVLARGEGSDVLVVAVGSMVGLGLDVGERLAAQGIDATVVDPRWALPVAPALVDLARGHRLVVTVEDGVRAGGVGSQVAQALADAEVVVPVHVVGLPARFLPHGSQGQVLASVGLTGQDVARDVAARVAGLDAAPVAGEPVPGHRG; from the coding sequence ATGAGGCTGCTGCCCGGGATCACCAGCCCGCGCGACCTGGACCGCCTGAGCCCGACGCAGCTGGACCAGCTCGCGGGGGAGGTCCGCTCGTTCCTGGTGCACGAGGTCTCCCGCACCGGGGGCCACCTGGGCCCCAACCTCGGCGTGGTCGAGCTGACGATCGCCCTGCACCGCGTCTTCGACTCCCCGCGCGACACGGTCGTCTTCGACACCGGCCACCAGGCCTACGTGCACAAGCTGCTCACCGGCCGCCAGGACTTCTCGGGCCTGCGCCAGCGCGGCGGCCTGTCGGGCTACCCCTCGCGCGCCGAGTCCGACCACGACGTCGTGGAGAACTCCCACGCCTCCGCCTCGCTGTCCTGGGCGGACGGGATCGCGAAGGCGCGGATGCTCAAGGGCGAGGACGACCGCTACGTCGTCGCCGTCATCGGCGACGGCGCCCTGACCGGCGGCATGGCCTGGGAGGCCCTGAACAACATCGCCACGGCCCAGGACTGCCGCCTCGTCGTCGTCGTCAACGACAACGGCCGCTCCTACGCCCCCACCATCGGGGGCATGGCCCACCACCTGGCCACGCTGCGCACCACGCGCGGCTACGAGCGCTTCCTCGAGTGGGGCAAGACCACCCTGCAGCGCGGGGGGACGCCGGGCCGGCTGGCCTACGACACCCTGCACGGGATGAAGAAGGGCCTGAAGGACATCGTGGCCCCGCAGGGCCTGTTCGAGGACCTGGGCCTGAAGTACGTCGGGCCCGTCGACGGGCACGACGTCGTCGCGCTCGAGCACGCCCTGGCGCGGGCCAAGGCGTTCGGCGGCCCGGTGATCGTCCACGCCCTCACGCGCAAGGGCAACGGGTTCACGGCCGCCGAGGCCGACGACGTCGACCGCTTCCACGCCGTCGGGGTGATCGACCCCGAGACGGGCCAGTCGCTGGCCGCGCCCGGCGAGGGCACCGCGTGGACGTCCCTGTTCGCCGACGAGATGGTGCAGGTCGGGCGCCGCCGCGAGGACGTCGTCGCCCTCACGGCCGCCATGCTCGTGCCCGTGGGCCTGGACCGCTTCGCCGCGGAGCACCCCGAGCGCGTGGTCGACGTCGGCATCGCCGAGCAGCACGCCGTCACCAGCGCCGCCGGCATGGCGTTCGCCGGGCTGCACCCGGTCGTCGCCGTGTACGCCACCTTCCTCAACCGGGCGATCGACCAGGTCGTCATGGACGTCGCGATGCACCGCGCGGGCGTCACGCTCGTCCTCGACCGCGCCGGCGTCACGGGCCCGGACGGCTCCAGCCACCACGGCGCCTGGGACATGGCGCTGCTCGGGGCCGTGCCCGGCCTGCGCCTGGCCGCCCCGCGCGACGGGCGCCGCCTGCGGGAGCTGCTGGGCGAGGCCCTCGACGTCGAGGACGCCCCCACCGTGCTGCGCTTCCCCAAGGGCGTCGTCCCCGCGGACGTCGACGCGATCGAGCGCGTCGGCGGCGTCGACGTGCTCGCCCGCGGCGAGGGCAGCGACGTCCTCGTCGTCGCGGTCGGCTCGATGGTGGGCCTCGGCCTGGACGTCGGCGAGCGCCTGGCCGCCCAGGGCATCGACGCCACCGTGGTCGACCCGCGCTGGGCGCTGCCGGTGGCGCCGGCGCTGGTGGACCTCGCCCGCGGGCACCGCCTCGTCGTCACGGTCGAGGACGGCGTGCGCGCCGGCGGCGTCGGCAGCCAGGTCGCCCAGGCCCTCGCGGACGCCGAGGTGGTCGTGCCCGTGCACGTGGTCGGCCTGCCCGCGAGGTTCCTGCCCCACGGCAGCCAGGGTCAGGTGCTGGCCTCCGTGGGCCTGACGGGCCAGGACGTCGCCCGCGACGTCGCCGCGCGGGTCGCGGGCCTGGACGCCGCCCCCGTGGCGGGGGAGCCGGTCCCCGGCCACCGGGGCTGA
- the dhaK gene encoding dihydroxyacetone kinase subunit DhaK, translated as MKKLINDPADVVAESLRGLAAAHPELRVDHDSKVVVRGDAPRPGKVGVVSGGGSGHEPLHAGFVGLGMLDAACCGEVFTSPVPDQVLAATRAVDGGAGVLHLVKNYTGDVMNFEMAAELAAAEAGAEVVSVVLDDDVAVQDSLYTAGRRGVGVTVLVEKLAGAAAEQGRPLAEVAEVARRANAAGRSMGLALTSCTVPAAGRPTFDLGEDEVELGIGIHGEPGRRRVPMAPARELAQALVEPVLADLPFSRGDRVVALVNGMGATPLIELYLVHAEVDRILRGAGVTPVRALVGNYVTSLDMAGCSVTLLRVDDEALDLWDAPVRTPALRWGA; from the coding sequence GTGAAGAAGCTCATCAACGACCCCGCCGACGTGGTCGCCGAGTCCCTGCGGGGGCTGGCGGCCGCCCACCCGGAGCTGAGGGTCGACCACGACTCGAAGGTCGTGGTGCGCGGGGACGCCCCGCGGCCGGGCAAGGTCGGCGTCGTCTCCGGCGGGGGCAGCGGCCACGAGCCCCTGCACGCCGGCTTCGTGGGCCTCGGCATGCTCGACGCGGCCTGCTGCGGGGAGGTGTTCACCTCCCCCGTGCCCGACCAGGTGCTCGCGGCCACGCGGGCCGTGGACGGCGGCGCGGGCGTGCTGCACCTGGTGAAGAACTACACCGGCGACGTGATGAACTTCGAGATGGCCGCCGAGCTGGCGGCCGCGGAGGCCGGCGCCGAGGTCGTCTCGGTCGTCCTCGACGACGACGTGGCGGTGCAGGACAGCCTCTACACCGCCGGGCGCCGCGGCGTGGGGGTCACCGTGCTGGTGGAGAAGCTCGCCGGCGCCGCCGCCGAGCAGGGGCGCCCGCTGGCCGAGGTCGCCGAGGTCGCCCGGCGCGCGAACGCCGCTGGGCGCAGCATGGGGCTGGCGCTGACGTCCTGCACCGTGCCCGCCGCCGGCCGCCCCACCTTCGACCTCGGCGAGGACGAGGTCGAGCTCGGCATCGGCATCCACGGCGAGCCGGGCCGCCGGCGGGTGCCGATGGCCCCGGCGCGCGAGCTGGCGCAGGCGCTGGTCGAGCCGGTGCTGGCCGACCTGCCGTTCTCCCGCGGCGACCGGGTGGTCGCCCTCGTCAACGGCATGGGCGCCACCCCGCTGATCGAGCTGTACCTCGTGCACGCCGAGGTGGACCGCATCCTGCGGGGCGCCGGCGTCACGCCGGTGCGCGCCCTGGTCGGGAACTACGTCACCTCCCTGGACATGGCCGGCTGCTCGGTGACCCTCCTGCGCGTCGACGACGAGGCGCTCGACCTCTGGGACGCCCCCGTGCGCACCCCGGCGCTGCGGTGGGGCGCGTGA
- the dhaL gene encoding dihydroxyacetone kinase subunit DhaL yields MSAGVEDLRAWLRELAALVHERAGELTDLDRAIGDADHGANLDRGLRAVVAALDGEAGSAATPAALLRAVGMTLVSSVGGASGPLYGTFFLRFGAAAGEAQELDAAVLAAAFRAGLEGVVARGKAQVGDKTMVDALAPAVEALEGAVASGQDAGAALATAVAAGEQGRESTVALQARKGRASYLGERSAGHADPGATSAVLLLRAAASALGGAQQPGTAPG; encoded by the coding sequence GTGAGCGCCGGCGTGGAGGACCTGCGGGCGTGGCTGCGCGAGCTCGCCGCGCTCGTCCACGAGCGCGCCGGGGAGCTGACCGACCTCGACCGGGCGATCGGCGACGCCGACCACGGGGCCAACCTGGACCGCGGCCTGCGCGCCGTGGTGGCGGCCCTGGACGGCGAGGCCGGGTCGGCGGCCACGCCCGCCGCCCTGCTGCGCGCGGTGGGCATGACGCTGGTGAGCAGCGTCGGCGGCGCCAGCGGCCCGCTGTACGGCACCTTCTTCCTGCGCTTCGGCGCCGCCGCGGGCGAGGCGCAGGAGCTGGACGCCGCCGTCCTGGCCGCGGCCTTCCGCGCCGGCCTGGAAGGCGTGGTCGCGCGCGGGAAGGCGCAGGTCGGGGACAAGACGATGGTCGACGCCCTGGCTCCCGCCGTCGAGGCGCTGGAGGGCGCGGTCGCGTCCGGGCAGGACGCCGGCGCGGCGCTGGCGACGGCCGTGGCGGCCGGGGAGCAGGGGCGAGAGAGCACGGTGGCGCTGCAGGCGCGCAAGGGCCGCGCCAGCTACCTGGGCGAGCGCAGCGCCGGGCACGCCGACCCGGGGGCGACGTCCGCGGTGCTGCTGCTGCGCGCCGCCGCGAGCGCCCTCGGCGGCGCGCAGCAGCCCGGGACGGCGCCGGGGTGA
- the dhaM gene encoding dihydroxyacetone kinase phosphoryl donor subunit DhaM: MSERAGVGLVVVSHSRALAQAAVDLARQVVPGDDVALAVAAGLDDGSLGTDALAVQRAVEEVDSPAGVLVLLDLGSAVLSAETALDLLADDVRERVRLSAGPLVEGLVAAAVTASTGAGLDRVAAEADAGLRPKQEHLAPSPPPPPRRDHAAPDRGDEEDAVTATLVVDLPHGLHARPAARLVAALAAHDADVRARASGSGPDAAWVPATSATALAGLALRRGEELQLRATGPGAQAAVRAGLELAARSFDEAPAEAAPGADGGVDAGADAGAGPVTGPALVWRAPQPPAPPAPGTPAQERARLDAAVAAATEDVDRWQRSAAERAQRVAGEVLQAHRALLADPALVGAAVAALARGGPAEEAWSAAVADAAARLAGLADPYLRARAADVRAVGELVRWRLAGRAPPAPALAPERTPRVLVAEDLSPEAVAALGSEGLLAVVLTGGDATSHAVQVLRASGVPVVAGAGADLLPLPDGAPVTVDAAAGTATAALPPRSGTDHRPPR, encoded by the coding sequence GTGAGCGAGCGGGCGGGGGTCGGCCTCGTCGTCGTCTCGCACAGCCGGGCGCTGGCGCAGGCCGCCGTGGACCTCGCGCGCCAGGTCGTGCCCGGCGACGACGTGGCGCTGGCCGTGGCCGCGGGCCTGGACGACGGCTCCCTCGGCACCGACGCCCTCGCCGTCCAGCGCGCGGTCGAGGAGGTGGACTCCCCCGCCGGCGTCCTCGTGCTGCTCGACCTCGGCAGCGCCGTGCTCTCCGCCGAGACGGCCCTGGACCTGCTGGCCGACGACGTGCGCGAGCGGGTGCGCCTGAGCGCCGGCCCCCTCGTCGAGGGGCTGGTGGCGGCGGCCGTCACCGCCAGCACGGGCGCCGGCCTGGACCGCGTGGCCGCCGAGGCGGACGCCGGGCTGCGCCCCAAGCAGGAGCACCTGGCGCCCTCACCCCCACCCCCACCCCGCCGTGATCATGCAGCTCCCGACCGCGGGGACGAGGAGGACGCCGTCACCGCGACGCTCGTGGTCGACCTGCCGCACGGGCTGCACGCGCGCCCCGCGGCCCGGCTCGTCGCCGCGCTGGCCGCTCACGACGCCGACGTGCGGGCCCGGGCGAGCGGGTCCGGCCCGGACGCCGCGTGGGTGCCGGCCACCAGCGCCACCGCGCTCGCCGGGCTGGCGCTGCGCCGCGGCGAGGAGCTGCAGCTGCGCGCCACCGGCCCCGGCGCGCAGGCCGCCGTCCGCGCCGGGCTCGAGCTCGCGGCGCGCTCCTTCGACGAGGCGCCCGCCGAGGCCGCCCCCGGCGCGGACGGCGGTGTCGACGCCGGTGCGGACGCCGGCGCGGGGCCCGTGACCGGCCCGGCGCTGGTGTGGCGGGCGCCGCAGCCCCCGGCCCCGCCCGCCCCGGGCACCCCCGCGCAGGAGCGGGCGCGCCTGGACGCCGCCGTCGCCGCCGCCACCGAGGACGTCGACCGCTGGCAGCGGTCGGCCGCCGAGCGCGCGCAGCGGGTCGCGGGAGAGGTCCTGCAGGCCCACCGGGCCCTGCTGGCCGACCCCGCCCTGGTCGGGGCGGCGGTCGCGGCGCTGGCGCGGGGAGGCCCCGCGGAGGAGGCGTGGTCCGCGGCCGTCGCGGACGCCGCCGCGCGGCTCGCGGGGCTGGCGGACCCCTACCTGCGCGCCCGCGCCGCCGACGTGCGCGCCGTCGGGGAGCTGGTGCGCTGGCGGCTGGCGGGGCGCGCGCCGCCCGCGCCCGCCCTGGCGCCGGAGCGGACACCGCGGGTTCTCGTGGCGGAGGACCTCTCCCCCGAGGCCGTCGCGGCGCTGGGGAGCGAGGGCCTGCTGGCCGTCGTCCTGACCGGCGGGGACGCGACGTCCCACGCCGTGCAGGTGCTGCGAGCGAGCGGGGTGCCCGTGGTCGCCGGCGCCGGCGCCGACCTGCTCCCCCTCCCGGACGGCGCGCCCGTCACCGTGGACGCCGCCGCCGGCACCGCGACCGCCGCTCTCCCGCCCCGGTCCGGCACCGACCACCGCCCCCCGCGGTGA
- a CDS encoding aconitate hydratase, producing the protein MSTAPDTGRSADSFGARGTLQVGDASYEMYRLDAVEGSATLPFSLKVLLENLLRTEDGANTTADHVRALAGWDPSAEPDTEIQFTPARVVMQDFTGVPCIVDLATMREAVADLGGDPSRINPLAPAELVIDHSVIVDVAGRPDAFERNVEIEYQRNGERYQFLRWGQGAFDDFKVVPPGTGIVHQVNIEHLARVVHERGGVVYPDTCVGTDSHTTMVNGLGVLGWGVGGIEAEAAMLGQPVSMLIPRVVGFKLTGEIPAGTTATDVVLTITELLRQHGVVGKFVDFYGEGVGAVPLANRATIGNMSPEFGSTAAIFPIDGVTLEYLHLTGRSAEQVALVEAYAREQGLWHDPSLEPRFSEHLELDLSTVVPSIAGPKRPQDRIALSESKEAFRAALADYVPEAAPAGNAPSSAMSDAIDATSGTGQDEALVETFPASDAPTASGLEDDVAPLEPGHATDRPSKRVPVTLASGATTELDHGHVVIAAITSCTNTSNPSVMLGAALLARNAVDRGLDVKPWVKTSMAPGSKVVTDYYEKAGLVPYLEKLGFHLVGYGCTTCIGNSGPLAEEISAAVQENDLAVAAVLSGNRNFEGRINPDVQINYLASPPLVIAYALAGTMDWDPDTDPLGTGTDGQPVFLRDVWPSDAEVAETIRRAISQDMFTKDYADVFAGDERWRSLPTPSGDVFAWDPESTYVRRPPYFEGMPAQPAPVADVSGARVLAKLGDSVTTDHISPAGSIKADSPAGRYLAEHGVERKDFNSYGSRRGNHEVMIRGTFANIRLRNQLLSDVAGGFTRDFTLEGGPQATIYDAAQHYAAAGTPLVVLAGKEYGSGSSRDWAAKGTSLLGVRAVIAESFERIHRSNLIGMGVLPLQFPEGESAASLGLDGTETFAISGVTALDEGSTPRTVRVTATRASGEEVVFDARVRIDTPGEADYYRHGGILQYVLRSLL; encoded by the coding sequence ATGAGCACGGCACCAGACACCGGTCGCAGCGCGGACAGCTTCGGGGCGCGCGGGACCCTCCAGGTGGGCGACGCCTCCTACGAGATGTACCGCCTGGACGCGGTCGAGGGCTCCGCGACGCTGCCGTTCAGCCTCAAGGTGCTGCTGGAGAACCTCCTGCGCACCGAGGACGGCGCGAACACCACCGCCGACCACGTCCGCGCCCTGGCCGGGTGGGACCCCAGCGCCGAGCCGGACACCGAGATCCAGTTCACGCCCGCGCGCGTGGTGATGCAGGACTTCACGGGCGTGCCGTGCATCGTCGACCTGGCCACCATGCGCGAGGCCGTGGCCGACCTCGGCGGCGACCCGTCCCGGATCAACCCCCTCGCCCCGGCCGAGCTGGTCATCGACCACTCGGTCATCGTCGACGTCGCCGGGCGGCCCGACGCCTTCGAGCGCAACGTCGAGATCGAGTACCAGCGCAACGGCGAGCGCTACCAGTTCCTGCGCTGGGGCCAGGGCGCCTTCGACGACTTCAAGGTCGTCCCCCCGGGCACCGGCATCGTCCACCAGGTCAACATCGAGCACCTCGCGCGGGTGGTGCACGAGCGGGGCGGCGTCGTCTACCCCGACACCTGCGTGGGCACCGACTCGCACACCACGATGGTCAACGGCCTCGGCGTGCTCGGCTGGGGCGTGGGCGGCATCGAGGCCGAGGCGGCCATGCTCGGCCAGCCGGTGAGCATGCTCATCCCGCGCGTGGTCGGCTTCAAGCTCACCGGGGAGATCCCCGCCGGCACCACCGCCACCGACGTCGTCCTGACCATCACCGAGCTGCTGCGCCAGCACGGCGTGGTCGGCAAGTTCGTGGACTTCTACGGCGAGGGCGTCGGCGCGGTGCCGCTGGCCAACCGCGCCACGATCGGCAACATGAGCCCGGAGTTCGGCTCCACCGCGGCGATCTTCCCGATCGACGGCGTCACGCTGGAGTACCTGCACCTGACCGGCCGCAGCGCCGAGCAGGTGGCCCTGGTCGAGGCGTACGCCAGGGAGCAGGGCCTGTGGCACGACCCGTCGCTCGAGCCGCGCTTCTCCGAGCACCTCGAGCTGGACCTGTCGACCGTGGTGCCGAGCATCGCCGGCCCCAAGCGCCCGCAGGACCGCATCGCCCTGTCGGAGTCCAAGGAGGCCTTCCGCGCGGCCCTGGCGGACTACGTCCCCGAGGCGGCTCCGGCGGGGAACGCGCCGTCGTCCGCGATGAGCGACGCGATCGACGCCACCAGCGGCACCGGCCAGGACGAGGCGCTGGTGGAGACCTTCCCCGCCTCCGACGCCCCGACGGCCTCGGGGCTGGAGGACGACGTGGCGCCGCTGGAGCCGGGGCACGCCACCGACCGCCCCTCGAAGCGGGTGCCGGTCACCCTCGCCAGCGGCGCCACCACCGAGCTCGACCACGGCCACGTCGTCATCGCCGCGATCACCTCGTGCACCAACACGTCGAACCCGTCGGTGATGCTCGGCGCGGCCCTGCTGGCCCGCAACGCCGTGGACAGGGGCCTGGACGTCAAGCCGTGGGTGAAGACGTCGATGGCGCCGGGCTCGAAGGTGGTCACCGACTACTACGAGAAGGCCGGCCTGGTCCCGTACCTGGAGAAGCTGGGCTTCCACCTGGTCGGCTACGGCTGCACCACGTGCATCGGCAACTCCGGTCCGCTGGCTGAGGAGATCTCCGCCGCCGTGCAGGAGAACGACCTCGCGGTCGCCGCGGTGCTCTCCGGCAACCGCAACTTCGAGGGCCGGATCAACCCCGACGTGCAGATCAACTACCTGGCCTCCCCGCCGCTGGTCATCGCCTACGCCCTGGCCGGGACGATGGACTGGGACCCGGACACCGATCCGCTGGGCACGGGCACCGACGGGCAGCCGGTGTTCCTGCGCGACGTGTGGCCCTCGGACGCCGAGGTCGCCGAGACCATCCGCCGGGCGATCAGCCAGGACATGTTCACCAAGGACTACGCGGACGTCTTCGCCGGGGACGAGCGGTGGCGCTCCCTGCCCACGCCCTCCGGCGACGTGTTCGCGTGGGACCCGGAGAGCACGTACGTGCGCAGGCCCCCGTACTTCGAGGGCATGCCCGCGCAGCCGGCGCCGGTCGCGGACGTCTCCGGCGCGCGCGTGCTCGCCAAGCTCGGGGACTCCGTGACCACCGACCACATCAGCCCCGCCGGCTCGATCAAGGCCGACAGCCCCGCCGGCCGCTACCTCGCCGAGCACGGGGTGGAGCGCAAGGACTTCAACTCCTACGGCTCCCGCCGCGGCAACCACGAGGTGATGATCCGCGGCACGTTCGCCAACATCCGGCTGCGCAACCAGCTCCTGAGCGACGTGGCGGGCGGCTTCACGCGCGACTTCACGCTCGAGGGCGGCCCGCAGGCCACCATCTACGACGCCGCGCAGCACTACGCCGCCGCCGGCACCCCGCTCGTGGTGCTGGCGGGCAAGGAGTACGGCTCCGGCTCCAGCCGCGACTGGGCCGCCAAGGGCACGAGCCTGCTCGGGGTGCGCGCCGTGATCGCCGAGAGCTTCGAGCGCATCCACCGCTCGAACCTCATCGGGATGGGCGTGCTGCCCCTGCAGTTCCCCGAGGGCGAGTCCGCGGCGTCCCTGGGCCTCGACGGCACCGAGACCTTCGCGATCTCCGGGGTCACCGCGCTGGACGAGGGGAGCACGCCGCGCACCGTGCGCGTCACCGCCACCCGGGCCTCGGGCGAGGAGGTCGTCTTCGACGCCCGGGTGCGCATCGACACCCCCGGCGAGGCGGACTACTACCGCCACGGCGGGATCCTGCAGTACGTGCTGCGCTCGCTGCTCTGA
- a CDS encoding DUF72 domain-containing protein — protein sequence MVEEPEGPRPGRVLVGLSGWAYAGWRGAFYPRGLPQRSELPFVAQRLGAVEVNASCYRLQRPETYRAWAQQVPDGFALAVKGSRYITHLKRLGGAEAALANFLASGVLALGPKLGPLLWQLPPTLTWEPGGDRERVEAFLAALPRTTAQAAVVAQGHDERLEGRAHTTTDADRPLRHAVEVRHDSFADPSFEEVLAEHGTALVLADTAGRWPALRARTADFAYLRLHGDEELYVSGYSQEALRRWADVVREEAATGRDVLVFFDNDVEVRAPYDAMALQALVGGRPGPAA from the coding sequence GTGGTCGAGGAGCCGGAGGGACCCCGCCCGGGGCGCGTGCTCGTCGGGCTGTCGGGGTGGGCGTACGCCGGGTGGCGCGGCGCCTTCTACCCCCGCGGGCTGCCGCAGCGCAGCGAGCTGCCCTTCGTCGCGCAGCGCCTGGGCGCCGTGGAGGTCAACGCCTCCTGCTACCGGCTGCAGCGCCCCGAGACGTATCGCGCCTGGGCGCAGCAGGTGCCCGACGGCTTCGCCCTCGCCGTCAAGGGCAGCCGCTACATCACCCACCTGAAGCGGCTGGGCGGCGCGGAGGCGGCGCTGGCGAACTTCCTCGCCTCCGGGGTGCTGGCGCTCGGGCCGAAGCTCGGGCCGCTGCTGTGGCAGCTGCCGCCGACCCTGACCTGGGAGCCGGGCGGGGACCGGGAGCGGGTCGAGGCCTTCCTCGCCGCGCTGCCGCGCACCACCGCGCAGGCGGCGGTGGTCGCGCAGGGCCACGACGAGCGGCTGGAGGGCCGCGCCCACACGACGACGGACGCCGACCGCCCGCTGCGCCACGCGGTGGAGGTGCGCCACGACTCCTTCGCCGACCCCTCCTTCGAGGAGGTCCTGGCCGAGCACGGGACGGCGCTCGTGCTCGCCGACACGGCGGGGCGGTGGCCGGCGCTGCGCGCGCGGACGGCGGACTTCGCCTACCTGCGCCTGCACGGCGACGAGGAGCTGTACGTCAGCGGCTACTCCCAGGAGGCGCTGCGCCGGTGGGCGGACGTCGTCCGCGAGGAGGCCGCGACCGGCCGGGACGTGCTCGTCTTCTTCGACAACGACGTCGAGGTGCGCGCGCCCTACGACGCGATGGCCCTGCAGGCCCTCGTCGGCGGGCGCCCCGGGCCCGCCGCCTGA
- a CDS encoding class I SAM-dependent RNA methyltransferase: MLPAPDEGPGPVGRELVIDVGPVAHGGHCVARSQGRVLFVRHALPGERVRVRVTEGGDGDRFWRADAVEVLQASPDRVEEPCPWAKPGLCGGCDWQHATPPAQRALKAAVVREQMARLAGLDVPVEVEVVDGPGVDAAAGLSWRTRVQYAVGQGGRAGLRAHRSSRVVAIDWCRIAHPRVREVAVPTAARWPGASGVEVVAAAAGEDRLVLLEPADRARRVRVPSLPAQASVGVHGAEGLQRVRGRTWTAEDVDLPGGRRTFRVTGSGFWQVHPGAARALVAAALEAAAPAPGERALDLYAGAGLFAAALAQAVGAGGRVAAVESDQRAVADARRNLRDLEQVRILPGRVDRVLAGSALAQELGGPGADVVVLDPPRTGAKREVVARVAALAPRAVAYVACDPAALARDTATFAEHGYVLDGLRAFDLFPQTHHVECVARLVPAG; encoded by the coding sequence GTGCTGCCGGCGCCGGACGAGGGCCCGGGGCCCGTCGGCCGCGAGCTCGTCATCGACGTCGGGCCCGTCGCGCACGGCGGGCACTGCGTCGCCCGCTCGCAGGGCAGGGTGCTGTTCGTGCGCCACGCCCTGCCCGGGGAGCGGGTGCGGGTGCGCGTGACCGAGGGCGGGGACGGCGACCGCTTCTGGCGCGCGGACGCCGTGGAGGTGCTGCAGGCCTCGCCCGACCGCGTGGAGGAGCCCTGCCCGTGGGCGAAGCCGGGCCTGTGCGGCGGCTGCGACTGGCAGCACGCCACCCCGCCCGCCCAGCGCGCGCTGAAGGCCGCCGTCGTGCGAGAGCAGATGGCGCGCCTGGCCGGGCTCGACGTGCCGGTCGAGGTCGAGGTGGTCGACGGGCCCGGCGTGGACGCCGCGGCGGGGCTGTCGTGGCGCACCCGGGTGCAGTACGCCGTCGGGCAGGGCGGGCGCGCGGGGCTGCGGGCGCACCGCTCCTCCCGGGTGGTGGCCATCGACTGGTGCCGCATCGCCCACCCGCGCGTGCGGGAGGTCGCCGTTCCCACGGCCGCGCGCTGGCCGGGCGCGAGCGGCGTGGAGGTCGTGGCCGCGGCCGCTGGCGAGGACCGCCTGGTGCTCCTCGAGCCCGCCGACCGCGCGCGGCGCGTGCGGGTGCCGTCCCTGCCCGCACAGGCCTCGGTGGGCGTCCACGGCGCCGAGGGGCTGCAGCGCGTGCGCGGGCGCACCTGGACCGCGGAGGACGTCGACCTGCCCGGGGGGCGGCGCACCTTCCGGGTCACCGGCTCCGGGTTCTGGCAGGTGCACCCCGGCGCGGCGCGCGCGCTGGTGGCGGCGGCCCTGGAGGCCGCGGCGCCCGCGCCGGGGGAGCGGGCGCTGGACCTGTACGCCGGCGCCGGGCTGTTCGCCGCCGCGCTGGCGCAGGCGGTCGGCGCGGGCGGGCGGGTCGCGGCCGTGGAGTCCGACCAGCGCGCGGTCGCCGACGCCCGGCGCAACCTGCGCGACCTGGAGCAGGTGCGGATCCTGCCCGGACGCGTCGACCGGGTTCTGGCCGGGAGCGCGCTCGCGCAGGAGCTGGGCGGGCCCGGCGCCGACGTCGTGGTGCTCGACCCGCCGCGCACGGGCGCCAAGCGCGAGGTCGTCGCGCGCGTCGCCGCCCTGGCGCCGCGGGCGGTGGCCTACGTCGCGTGCGACCCGGCGGCCCTGGCCCGCGACACGGCGACCTTCGCCGAGCACGGCTACGTCCTCGACGGCCTGCGGGCCTTCGACCTCTTCCCGCAGACGCACCACGTCGAGTGCGTCGCGCGGCTCGTGCCCGCCGGCTGA